The genomic interval AGCTTACAATGCAGTTGTAACAGATCCAAAATTTGCTAATTTATTAGCAGAAGTACCTGTAAAACATCCAACTCAACTATACGAAGCTTTTTGCTACATTTTTGTATTTGCAATTTTATACTTTTTGTATTGGAAAACAAATGCGAGACTTAAAACTGGACTATTATTTGGAATGTTTTTAGTACTTCTATTTGTTGTTCGTTTTATTGTAGAATTTGTTAAATCAAAACAAGGAGGATTAGAAGACACATTAGGTTATTTCTCTACAGGACAATGGTTAAGCATTCCTTTTATTATAATCGGACTTTTCTTCATCATTAGAGCGCAAAGAAATCCGCTTGCAGAATCTTAAAAAATAATTACACAATAAAAAATGCCCAATATCTGAGATATCGGGCATTTTCTTTTTATAATTGATAAGATACTCCAAATTCTATATTCTTCGTATTATACCCAGCGTTTGTGCTTCCTAAACCAGCGTTGGAAACATGCCTTAAACTTGGACGAATATCAAATCTGAATTGATTATAATCAGCCGTAAAACCCACAGCCAAAACATCCGCAAAGGCAAAACCACTAGACATCCTTTCTGTTTCTGTATCAGTTATCATTGGTCCAACACTTCCAAGAAGATAAATTGAATATGATTTTGCAAATGGTTTTCTAACAATAAAACCAATATTCAACACATATTCCCGCACCTCTTTTAATTTCATATACTCAGTTCTCTTTTCTTCAAAATTTGGCGTCTCAGGTTTTACAAAGTAAAGATTCAATAATTGATGTTTTCCAAAATTGATTTCCGGCTGAATTAAAACTTCATATTTAAAATTTCGAGATTCTTTAAAACCATAATACAATTGCGTTTTATAAAAATGGTTTGTAAAAGTATAATCTTTGTTATTAAATTCACTTCCAAAACCATAACTGAGTCCAATTTTAAAATTACTATTCTGCGCATTTAGCAGCAGTATGGAAAAGAAAAAAGTAATAACGAAAAATATCCTTTTAATCATAATTAGCATTTATAACTTTAACACAAACATAAAAAAAAGATCCAGTTTTCACTGGATCTTTCTATATTAAAACAAAGTTTTAAATTATGCTTTGTTGTGTTTGTCTTCGATTGTATGTTTCTCATCATTCGAAATCGTATCTACCAATACTGGAGTTGCGATAAATAATGAAGAGTAAGTACCTACAATAATACCGATTAACATCGCGAAGATAAATCCTCTAATTGACTCTCCACCGAAAATAAACATCGTTAATAATACGATAATCATCATTAATGAAGTATTCAATGTTCTTGATAATGTTGTATTAATAGAAGCATTTACGATATCTTCGAAACTACCTTTACGGTTTCCGATGATAAATTCTCTTACCCTGTCAAATACAATTACAGTATCATTCATAGAATAACCAATTACAGTTAAGATCGCTGCGATAAAGTGCTGATCCATTTCCATGTGGAAAGGCATGAATTTGTAGCATAATGAATAAACTCCTAATACGAAGATTACGTCGTGAGCAACAGCTGCAATCGCACCTAATGAATATTGCCATTTACGGAAAGATACCATTAAGTATAAGAAAATAACTGCCATTGCACCAAGAACTGCCCAGTATGAGTTAGTTTTAATATCTTCAGAGATAGAAGCACCAACTTTAGAAGCTTGTAATACACCTACTTTTTTACCATCAAATGAGTTGATAAATTTATCGTAAGTAGTATTTGGGAAATATTTCTGTAATGCAGCGTATAATTTTTGGTTTACTTCCTCATCGATAGCAACACCATCTTCTTTAATTTTATATTTAGTAGTGATTTTCAATTGATCATCATCTCCTAAAATTTTAGCTTCAACTGGAGTACCGAAAGCAGCAGATAATTCATCAGAAACCGCAGTAGCATCTACAGCTTTTTCGAATTTAACTTGGAAAGTTCTACCTCCAACAAAATCAACACCTTCATCTAATCCGTTAACGAAGAAGATAGAAACTAAACTTACTACTGTTACAATAGAAGAGAAGATATAAGTGAATTTTTTCACTTTAATGAAATCAAAGTGGAAGTTT from Flavobacterium sp. YJ01 carries:
- a CDS encoding acyloxyacyl hydrolase, with the translated sequence MIKRIFFVITFFFSILLLNAQNSNFKIGLSYGFGSEFNNKDYTFTNHFYKTQLYYGFKESRNFKYEVLIQPEINFGKHQLLNLYFVKPETPNFEEKRTEYMKLKEVREYVLNIGFIVRKPFAKSYSIYLLGSVGPMITDTETERMSSGFAFADVLAVGFTADYNQFRFDIRPSLRHVSNAGLGSTNAGYNTKNIEFGVSYQL